A single window of bacterium DNA harbors:
- the cobA gene encoding uroporphyrinogen-III C-methyltransferase translates to MRRSSSKKSLGLVSLVGAGPGDPGLLTLKAKERLESADIVFFDQLVHPGLLKHCPQALHRDVGKRGYREAFPQEKIAKLLIAAARKHRRVVRLKGGDPFIFGRGGEEAEALAKAGVPFEIVPGVSSAVAVPAYAGIPLTHRRFASSVTFLTGHEDPEKKRGGEAPPLDWAALAKQPTLVFLMGVKTLRKNFAELLKQGMNPRTPAALIEWGTYPRQRSLAGTLQSLPGLAARAEIAPPAIAVVGEVVRLRDSLAWFERRPLFGRRVLVTRGAAQASQLSRLLEERGAEVLELPTLEIRRPRSHRALDRALGRLAEYHGILFSSVHGVDFFFRRLRERRVDPRPLAGMLRAAVGPATAERLKEAGYPASKVAAIFTSAGLAKSLPKSMLRGKRWFWARAEEGEEEGLLVLRRRGAEVEIVPTYRSVAPKIPDRRLRQIFEEAPPQLLTFASGAAARHFAQRLKASRFWGRARNIPAAVIGPVTAKAAKAAGLKVAAMPPRHTIPDLVESICKFFTPL, encoded by the coding sequence ATGCGACGTTCAAGTTCCAAAAAATCCCTCGGCCTGGTCTCGCTGGTCGGCGCCGGTCCCGGCGATCCCGGGCTGCTCACGCTCAAGGCCAAAGAGAGGTTGGAGAGCGCCGACATCGTCTTCTTCGATCAACTCGTTCATCCTGGTCTCCTCAAGCATTGTCCCCAGGCTTTGCACCGCGACGTCGGCAAGCGCGGCTATCGAGAGGCATTCCCCCAGGAGAAGATCGCCAAGCTGCTGATCGCGGCGGCCCGCAAACATCGCCGGGTGGTTCGCCTGAAGGGCGGCGATCCCTTCATCTTCGGCCGCGGCGGCGAGGAGGCCGAGGCTTTGGCCAAGGCCGGCGTTCCCTTCGAGATCGTTCCCGGCGTCAGCAGCGCGGTGGCAGTGCCGGCCTATGCCGGAATTCCGCTGACCCATCGCCGTTTCGCTTCGAGCGTGACCTTCCTCACCGGCCATGAGGATCCCGAGAAGAAGCGAGGCGGCGAGGCGCCGCCGCTGGATTGGGCCGCCTTGGCCAAGCAGCCGACCTTGGTTTTCTTGATGGGGGTGAAGACCCTGAGGAAAAATTTCGCCGAGCTGCTCAAGCAAGGAATGAATCCTCGGACTCCGGCCGCGCTGATCGAGTGGGGCACCTACCCGCGGCAGCGGAGCCTGGCCGGAACTCTGCAGAGTTTGCCGGGCTTGGCCGCGCGCGCCGAGATCGCGCCGCCGGCCATCGCGGTGGTCGGCGAAGTGGTCAGGCTCCGCGATTCCCTGGCTTGGTTCGAGCGCCGGCCGCTCTTCGGCCGCCGAGTTTTGGTGACCCGCGGCGCCGCCCAGGCTTCGCAGCTCAGCCGCTTATTGGAGGAGCGGGGCGCCGAAGTCTTGGAGCTGCCGACTTTGGAGATTCGCCGTCCGCGCAGCCATCGGGCCCTCGACCGAGCCCTCGGCCGCCTTGCCGAATATCATGGCATTCTCTTCAGCTCGGTCCATGGAGTCGATTTCTTCTTTCGGCGGCTGCGGGAAAGGCGGGTCGACCCTCGTCCCTTGGCCGGGATGCTCCGGGCGGCGGTCGGGCCGGCCACCGCCGAGCGCTTGAAGGAAGCCGGCTATCCGGCTTCCAAGGTCGCGGCGATCTTCACCTCGGCCGGCTTGGCGAAATCGCTTCCCAAGTCGATGCTGCGCGGCAAGCGCTGGTTCTGGGCTCGGGCCGAAGAGGGCGAGGAGGAAGGCCTGCTCGTTCTTCGCCGCCGCGGAGCCGAGGTCGAGATTGTTCCGACTTACCGCAGCGTCGCTCCCAAGATCCCGGATCGGCGCCTGCGCCAAATCTTCGAGGAAGCACCGCCCCAGCTATTGACCTTCGCCAGCGGCGCCGCGGCCCGCCATTTCGCCCAGCGCCTCAAGGCTAGCCGCTTCTGGGGCCGGGCGCGGAACATTCCAGCCGCGGTGATCGGTCCGGTCACCGCTAAAGCCGCCAAGGCCGCGGGACTCAAGGTCGCGGCGATGCCGCCGCGGCATACGATTCCTGATCTAGTAGAAAGCATCTGCAAATTCTTCACCCCCCTTTGA